The Leucoraja erinacea ecotype New England unplaced genomic scaffold, Leri_hhj_1 Leri_1280S, whole genome shotgun sequence sequence cacaattattaagggattggacaggctagatgcaggaaaaatgttcccgatgttgggggatccagaatcaggggggtcacagtttaaaaataaggagtcggccatttgggactgaaatgagcaacaactttttcactcagagagttgtgaatctgtggaatcctctgccacagaaggcagtggaggccaattcactggatgttttcaagagagagttagatatagctgctagggctaatggaatcaagggatatggggagaaagcaggaactgggtactgattatatgtgatcagccatgaatatattgaatggcagagtagactcgatgggccgagtggcctaattcttcttTTGGAGGGGGTGAGAGTCGAGGGGAGGGGGACGAGCGGTGGACAAACcaggcgggtcgggcagcatcggtGCATCAGGCGGTGTCTAGACCCCcagcaatataaccatataaccatgctACATACcgccccacagacgctgcccgacccgccgtTCCTGCAGCCCGGATCGTGAGGGGAGCAGCGGGGTCTGTCTACAATTTTAGACCCAGCGTTTGGACAGGAACTCTCCGtattggtgtgtaggaaggaagcgcagatgctggtctttaccgaatatagacacagagtgctggagtaactcagcgggtcaggcagcatctgtggagaacatggatagctgacatttcgggtctgaagaaggatcccgaccagaaaaAAAAACGGCACTTTTTTTCTCTGGGGAACATatcttttccccccagagatgctgcctggcccgctgtttctccagcactctgtccatcTACTGTGTTGGACGCAACTTTAGTTGAGGGTTTACACGGAAGTTTGTGGTAAACTGGCAGTTTGTGGCGATATACTACGACGTGAGACCCCCAGCGACCACCCCACGGCACTGTGGGGATCAGCAAGGCCCACATTACAATACAGTATAAACCGAAGATCCTATAGCCGagcgcttcgctataagatctggTATAAACACGAACCTTTGAACACGAAGACGCTGCAAGCCCCGCCCTAACCCCACTCATTGGCTGAGCAACAAGGCGTGATTTAAACTTTAAACCAATTCACATCAGAGAGGTAAATCCAAGATTGTAAccgacagcaaagatcctataagaGCTTTGACCGACAGCGCTGAGTCTGTATCGCTGTTTCTCCGCCGTTGCTGGTGAGTTACTGTCTCCGCTCCcggcagctcacagcccagtgggatgaatattgatttcgctcacttcagaacgtcacccattcattctctccatagatgctgcctgtcctgctgagttacttcagctttttatatccagctcctctcccccccctccccgcacctctcccccatcccctctcctcccgccgcatctcccatctcccacccccccccccctccccccgcatctcttgccataaccccccccccaccactcgccGGCATCCCCCCCACTAATGCATCTCGCACTCTCCTCCAGCCCAGCGCGCCGCTTGACTCGGGGGTGACTCGGTGCAGCGTGGAGTCGGCGCCCGTTGAACAGAGGGGACATGCGGCGCTCTATCGGGAAGGTGGATGGTCTGATGTGGCTGCTGGCAGGTACAGAGAGcgagaggccactcggcccgcacgttactgctgcctcacagcgccaggaacccTGGTTTAGATGCTGACTccgggcgctgtttgtacggtctccccgtgaccgcgtgggtttccaccgggtgacatttcgggtctgaagaagggtctcgacccgaaacgtcacccattccttctctccagaggtgctgcctgtcccgctgagttactccagttttttgtgtctatctcaggtttgtaggttaattggcttctgtaaattgtcatagaaacatagaaaatatgtgcaggaggaggcttttcggcccttcgagccagcatcgccattcattgtgaccatagaatagaataatagaatagtttctttattgtcattgtaacatggaccatgtacaacgaaatttaaaatgtcagccagtcagtgcagcattcaaacatttctaaagctaacgatacatacacggtaaaataataaagataaacaactaaataaatatcacggacaaagcacgcatacacacccaaccctccatccttctgtcgatttcacagttgccacagtcccttagtctgtatcgcccctgcgttccttggcggctacatttagtgcttttatagcagtggggtaaaaactgttttttagtctatttgtccttgtccttgtagatctgtaccgtctgcctgacggcaacagttcaaacagggagtgtccggggtgggaaatgtcctttatgatattttgggtttttttggtgcagcggacgaccatggctgatcgtccccaatcaatacagCATGGTACgccagctgcaccatggcagacagggagaggcttcagagggtaactaggacagaagatcattggttgccctctcccctccctgatggatatttacacctcccgctgccttagcagggcaaagaatatcatcaaggacagctcccatcctgcgtttggactgttcgacctgctgccctctggaaggcgctataggtgcatcaaatctagcaCAAATAGACTCGGGAAtagttttccgaaagtcatagctactcttaattcacacatgcactgacttcacagcccaacacccgacttccatctattctatccacgttctgaaatttggaactgtaatgtgtattgtaactaatTTTtactatttaaatttttttttaaacatttaatataatctttaaacatctgcctaacaaTACTacatattcatccttcaccattttgcctttatagatatgtatatagcgccgcagaattgtgcacctattcccccccctcccccttttgttttgttttctgtttcttgttttttgtactaaattatacgtatgcactgagtacgagctgcttttaatctcattgtacatgtatagtgacaataaatggcatatctaaatatctatctaataacccgtgcctgctttctccccatatctctccattccactagcccctgtcGCTGGTGCATGTAGGTTAGAATCAGCgtacgtggtgatcgctggtcggtgcggactcgatgggccgaagggcctgttcccacgctgttcccaaactgaaataaaaccagGAGTGCACAATTGTCGGtaaaatacagagtgctggaggaaagcagcgggtcgggcagcgtctatgGGGGGAATGAACAGGCGACCCTTTAGActggtggagaagggggagatgttAGAGGCaatcagggcacccggagaaaacccacacagtcacagggaaaacttacaaacttagtatagacagcagccgtagtcaggatggaacccgggtctctagcgctgtgatgcagcatctctactgctgtgcaGACCCTGTTctcggctcctgtaccttctttaagATGTGGGTTCATCTGAGCACTGCTTTGATATAGTTTCAGACACAacaacaaaatgctgcagtaactcagcgggacaggcagcatctctggagcgagggaatgggtgacgttttaggtcgagacatcTTCAGACTAGTTGGGGTAGAAAGGTCCCCTaacaagttgtgaatctgtgcaattctctgccacagaaggcagtgggagggaggagggggggggggggggggggggggcaggagggcaggagtaggcccttcgagccagcaccaccattcaataagattgtggatgatcatcattcctgctttttcccctatcccttaattccgttagccctgagcgccatatctatctctctcttgaaaacatccagtgaattggcctccattgccttctgtgacagacaattctgcagactcgcaactctctgggtgaagaagcttttccacatctcaatagacaataggtgcagtaggccattcggccctacatgccagcaccgccattcaatgtgatcgtggctgatcatccacaatcagcaccccgttcctgctttctccccatatcccctgaatctgtTCTTtgagagccctctcttgaaagtttccagagaaccgaggcagataattccatagactcacaactctccgtggtgaataaatcctaaatggcctaccccttattcttaaacttggttctggactcccccaacatggggaacatgtttccatatGGGCcagatgtaggcaggtgggatggGTTTGTGTAGACACCTTGGTTGGCAGAGGTgagataggccgaagggcctgtttctgtgctgtatctgtgcTGGTGAACCTCCACTGCACCTTGCTACAGCACGGTGACCAGAGGTCCACACTGGTGCGGCCACTACATGTTGTCTATCGTGTTGCACGGTGCATTGTCTGCGCTTGACCCATGTCTCCAGTCAGCCCCCATCACCGCTGGATTGTGTACCATCCCCGGCCCTTGTTGTGTTGCAGGTCTCCACACTGCGGCGCTGTGCAGAGCAGGAACGGCAGCCACCGCGGGCTCCATCACCACCATCCCCGTGGGTGGAACGGTGATGTTCCCCATCCTACATCACAGCCAGGAGAGGTTCGAGGTAGCGATGGGGCGGGTCCATCCCGATCTTGCAATCCTGGCCTGGAAGTCTGACAGCCCGGAGTATCCATACATGGTGCGCCCGTCCTACAGGAACAGGGTCCGCTTCCGACGGGACACCTTCATCGAGCTGCGGGCCGTGAGGCCGGGTGACCAGGGGACGTACGAGGTGCAGACAAACTACTTGGGGAAGGAGCTGAGGGACCGTGACCGGGAGCACTTTGAGCTGCGAGTGATCGGTGAGTAGCGTCGTGGAGAGTTGTACAGTATCcagactggcccttcggcccacctggtccatgctGACCCCCTGGGCATTCTGGcccagtcccacccgcctgcacaCAGAACTCTAAACCCTTTCTCTCCGTCAATGAATGAAactttattgccacgtgttcTTTGTTTTTCACACCCAAGGTAAGCAAAGAGTCGCCACCTAAAGGGCACTGAAAGCATTGCAAATAATTCCATTTTACACAAAGCATTTAACACTTTCCATTTGTGGTCCCCCTTAGTTCCCGGCGGTCCCCCCACGCTGAGATGGAATTCTcgtcctcagagggcggtggaggccaattctctggatgctttcaagagagagctagacagagctttaaatatagtggagtcaggacagaaggcaggaacggggtactgattgtggatgatcagccatgatcatattgaatggtggtgctggctcgaggggccgaatggcctactcctgcacctattgtctatatatggAGTAGAATTGAGGCAGTGTGgcccaagtccactccgccattcaatcatggctgatctatctctcattctccatttcctgccttctccccacaacccctgacaactgtactaatccagaatctatctatctctgccttaaaaatatccatgacggactccacagccttctgtggcaaagaattatttgccacagaagacggTGGAGTCCGTCATGGATATTCGCCACTCTCTGACCAAGGAGATTTCTCCTCCTCTAggtcctaaaagaaagtcctttaattctgaggctatgacctcttctcctggactctcccacaaatggaaacatccttccgCGTCCAAATCCAAAATCAACCCAACCTCTCACTCTAGCTGAAACCatgtaatccaggcagcagtcTGGTAAActacctctgcaccttctccaatccCTCCACATCTCCCATTGTAACGGGGTGACcagaattacacacaatactgcaTATGGGGCTTAACCAGAGCcgtatagagctgcatcatgacttcctgcatCTTGTGTGCCCCTATAcattgaaggcaagcacaccacacgtcttctttaccaccctatctgctgGTGCTACCACCTTTAGTGGGCTATGGGCTTGAACTCTCTGCGGTTTAGCTGGACTTTGCACTGTGCTGCTTTGCAGAGCCGATGTCCACACCGACCGTGGAGGTCAGCCACAACTCGTCGCATCTCACGCTGAACTGCTCCACCACCAGCGGCTGCCCCGTCACCTACCGGTGGGAGCGGCGATCGCAGGATCCCGGCGTGGGGAACGCCACCTTCCCCGGAGCCGTGCTGTACCTGCCGCACCCGGGGCAGCACACCTGCGCCTACAGCTGCGTCGCAGAAGATTGCTGCAGCAGCCGTGCAGTCCCTGCAACGCTGCACTGCCACGCCCAACCCAGAGGTGAGTGGGTGAATGCTGGGTCTCTGTCCAATGGGAGAGTCATGCAGGacggaacaggccatttggccgcaCTGCTCCCTGcccatcaacatgccccatctacactagtcccacttgctcgcgtttggcccatatccctataataataataataatatattttattgtcaacgagatttagtatgcaccttccaaccgatgtaaaagaaaagtaaaataaataaataagctgtgtgacgtgaccatccgagggtgacagtccaggggggatggggggcactcagcagggctggttcagagccgctatagctctgggaataaagctgtttctgagtctggaggttcgggcgtagaaggtcttgcaacgtctgccggagggaagtagttcgaacagtccgttacaagggtgtgaggagtctttatggatgctgacggccttcctgaggcaccatgtgtggtagatgccctccaaggctggtagccgtgtcccaatgatccactgcactctgtggacgacgcgctgaagagctctcctctccgcctccgtgcagctgagataccacacagagatgccatacattaatatgctctctgtggtgcagcggtagaacgttgtcagcagctgttggggcagaccagtctttttttaatgtcctcaggaagaacagtcgttgctgtgccttcttggccAGCGCAACGGTGTtcgtggaccatgtgaggtcctctgaactgtgagtgcccagaaacttaaagctggacactctctccacactttccccgtaaatggagatttaaaatgtattctccattatgggacctcctgaagtcaatattcAGCTCAGGggggtttcacggcagtcgggtcacaacCCATGactcgtactgttgctacgctactccaaatggattacacgcgatgtactgtgGGTAGGCACttcccattgtttccagcgtagcgggcccgttaaaacccgccaaaattgtcactttttgcgctgtaaataattatggaaatcgggataagcgtgtgagacatttagcctacttcagaattccaaaagtgaggagaaatgacggtagatagaagcgagatctcaagggacaacaacagccagagcgaACATtaaccgtttgctcactgcatttcatcaacagacgttatttgtgttttttcttgattactttggcatctaaaaagtttcagaagtgataaatctggctgtaattttttgaaatcgcccatggttctcaagtgggtttttacatacgaAATGAAaaagcatctgaagaaaaatttacagccagatttatcacttctgagaatttttagataccaaaggaatcaagaaaaaacacaaataatgccttacttgatgaaatgcagtgagcaaacgcgataattcccaatattttcaatgtttaccaagcactttagctgctgtagtcccttcagttctcgcttctctataccttcatttcgcttcacgtttggaattctaaagttgggtacatgtctctcacacttaccccgactcccacaattttttcagcgcaaaaaaacattttggcggtttttaacaggtaggaaagtacgcgtttctagcattaataacatataccggatgtcttccagttggatttagcggctccgtgcgtcgagccctatgacccagtgaccttacgtgcaaccccccatAAACGTTTCCAGAGGGCGGCACGTTGCCACAGCGGATAGAGTTGCCGCCaccaagcgccagagacccaggttcaatcctgactacgggtgctgtctgtatggagtttgcacgctctccccgtgacctgcgtgggtttatccgggatcctcccacattccaaagacgtgcgggtttgttggataTTTGACGATAATTATAAGTTGTTCCCGGTAAATTGTCCCCGtgcagggtggtgttagtgtgcggggatcgctggtcagtgcggactcagtgggccgaagggcctatttccgtgctgtttctctaaattaaaccagacTCCAGGTTCACCACCGTGTGGCGATATCTCCTGCAGGGTCCAGGAGTCGTTGGGTGATCGTTCTCTCCGTGTCCCTTCTCGCTGTGATCCTTCTCACTGTTGCCGTGCTGGGAGTCTGGGCATCGAATCTCCGCAGAAACCGTGCTGTGAGTGTCCTCCTCACCTTCACACTCTCGTCCCCCCCCTAacctgtcccccccctctccctcccctcacccctcttcccccctcccgtcagggtggtgttagtgttcCTCAGTGCCGACGCAGTgggcccctccctctcctcttcccacttcccccctcctctcccgccccgtctccccatccccgcacccctctctctcccggcTAACAAtgtggggtctctctctctctctctctttctctcgcagGAACAAGGAGCGGGGTGTGGGACCGGGAAAGTTGCAGAGTGTGGACCGGTGTACGTGGGGGTCACAGTGCACCCAGTCGCTGGGTGATGGGGAACGAGTTTGCTGCTGTCCCATCTCTGTGGCAGATGTGAGTCCCCTGTCCCTGGTTCCAGTGCCCCCCAGCCTGACACTGTGGGGACgtgtagggggaggggagatcaCTGGACAGATGAAGACTACAGAATGTATGAACTATGAGGAATTGAGGACCATGGCCACCAACAAACCGTGATGTCACCGATTGGGGGTTTGAAGATTCTGTCTGTGTTCTCCGTCTATTTGTCTGTCTTTtctctgtattttgttttattCCTAACGCagtacaatgtccgtgccgaacatgatgccttcaGACTTTAGAATCACAGTGTTAAATTTTAAAAGATTAATATGTGAatgacttgtaaaatataccatcaacctgaacaaaacttgatacaacacaccacaggacaatggtgattaaggtggtccaaaattgtagcgctatcttgTACCGTTTTGGAGTTTCaggaactccgcacagacagacatagaaacaaacaagatgagagttttagtaatatttaGACGTGTGGGGAAGTTTTACTTTGTTACAAAGTGATGGGGCCCGGAACACGTggtcaagggtggtggtggaggcagatatgatagtggaggTTCACAGGCACATGGTtatgggggggggatgtggatcatgtacaggcagatgtaaTGAGGTTattttggcattgtgttcagaatggacattgtgggccgaagggcctgtgttgtacttttctatgttctataagaaTCTTGTGGTAAACTTTACCAAAGtctatatatacaacatctatccAATCCCCATTGACTATTGCATTTGTTGCTCTTTGGGAAAGTGTAATTTATACAAAGTCTGACTATTGATGCTATGGATGTTTGTTCTGCATGTTTTAGTGCAGCTTGTGATGACATTGTAACATACGCTTTGTACATATTAAATCAGATTTATTTTAACACCTGCTACCTGACATGTCAGCCCCTGTCTGATGTAACAAAGGCCATTGGTGTTGGTTCATTGTTGTATGTGTACAGAGATCCAGTGACAAACTCCTGTCCCTGTGTTATCCAGTTAAGTACAAcaggcaggactgacatatgttggAAGAATgctgggcttttattcactggcatttagaatgATGGAATCTAATAGAAACGTGTAAAACAGGCTattgacaataggtacaggagtaggccattcggcccttcgagccagcaccgccattcaatgtgatcatggctgatcttccccaatcagtaccccgttccttccttcacccatatcccctgagcccgctatctttaaaaactctatctagctctctcttgaaagtatccagagaaccggcctccaccgccttctgaggcagagaattccacactcacaactctctgtgtgaaaaaggttacatgcaggaaaaatgttcccgatgttgggggggagtccagaaccagggggtcacagtttaagaatgaggggtgggccatttaagaAAGATGAGGGAAATATTTTTCATCTTGATTTAGGATGACCAGCagtgattatattgaatgacggtgctggctcggacgGGGAGGGGGGATAAATGGGAAATGTGGGAGGCGGGGTGGGAGATGAGCGTACGGGGGAGGGTAGAGATGAGCagggtgaagggggtgggggtcaaTGAGAGAGGGCGGGAATGATGTGTGACTCCGGGGAGGAGCTGGTAAACccggtgggtcgggcagcatctgtgcatcAGGCAGCGTCCCGACCCCCAGCAATGACCGTCTCACCGCCCCCACAAAGTCCCTGCAGCCCGGggacgtgaggggggggggggggggggggggggagcggaggcCCAGTTATGGACGCCACCGCGTGTAGACGTGTAACTGCCTGCTCTCGTGTGTTGGAGAGAACCGCCCATACGATGCGCGTCCCGAGGGGGCGTGAACTAAACCACTTCTGGTTTAACCAGAGAGGGTTgaattgtaggtacacaaaaatgcttgagaaactcagcgggtgcagcagcatctatggagcgaaggaaataggcgacgtttcgggccgaaacccttcttcagactgatggggggtggggaggagaaggaaggaaaaagggaggaggaggagcccgagggcagggggatgggaggagacagctcgagggttaaggaagaggaggagacagcaagggctagcaaaattgggagaattcaacgttcatgccaccggacgcaaacaacccaggcggaatatgaggtgctgttcctccaatttccggtgttgctcactagggcaatggaggagacgcaggacagagaggtcggattgggaatgggagggggagttgaagtgctgagccaccgggagttcgggtaggttattgcggactgagcggaggtgttcggcgaaacgatcgcccaacctccgcttagtctccccgatgtaaatcagctgacatctagagcagcggatgcagtagatgaggttggaggagatgcaggtgaacctttgtcgcacctggaacgactgcttgggtccttgaatgtagtcgaggggggaggtgaagggacaggtgttgcatttcttgcggttgcaaccgAAAgtgccggggagggggtggtacgggagggaagggaagaattgacaagggagttgcggagggagcggtctttgcggatggcagacatggggggagatgggaagatgtggcgagtggtggggtcacgttagaggtggcggaaatggcggaggattatttgttgtatttgccggctggtggggtgaaaggtgaggactagggggactctgcccttgttgcaagtgcggggatggggagagagagcagtgttgcagggtatggatgagaccctggtgcgagcctcatctatggtggcagaggggaatccccgttccctgaagaacgaggacatttccgatgccctggtatggaacgtctcatcctgggaacagatgcggcataggcggaggaattaggagtaggggatggagtctttacagggggcagggtgggaagacgtgtagtccagatagccatgtgagtcagttggtttgtagtgtatgtcggtcagaagtctgtcccctgcgatggagatggtgaggtcaaggaatggtagggaagtgttggaaatggtccagatgtattggagtgccggatggaagttggtggtgaagtggatgaagtcggtcagttgtgtgtgggtgcaggaggtggccccaaagcagtcgtcaatatTCAATGTTGaattgtagatggacacaaaatgctggagtaaacacacttagacaatagttgcaggaggaggcctttcggtccttcgagccagcaccgccattcattgtaatcatggttgatcgtccccaatcaatagcccgtgcctgccttctccccatatcccttgattccactagcccctagagctctatctaactcccttataaatccatccagtaatttggcctccactgccctcagtggcagggaattccacaaattcacaactctctgggtgaaaacggtttttctcacctcagtcttaaatggcctcctctttattctaagactgtggcccctggttctggactcgcccaacattttctgcatctagcttgtacagtccttttataattttaaatgtttccataagataacccctcaacattctaaacaccagtgaatacaagcctagtcttttcaatctttcctcatataacagtcccgccatcccagggatcaatctcgtgaacatcaatctacctcaatcacaaggatgttcttcctcaaattaggagaccaaaactgtacacaatactccagatgtggtcttaccagagtcctatgcaactgcagaagaacctctttactcctatactgaaatcctcttgttatgaaggccaacattccattagctttcttcactgcctgcctacctgcacgccaactttcagtgaccggtgtacaaggacacccgggtctcgctgcacctcccccttacctaacctaaccccattgagataataatctgcccccttgttttgccaccaaagtggatagcctaacatttatctatattatactgcatctgccacgcatctgcccactcactcaacctgtccaggtcaccctgcaaccttctaacatcaactcagcgggacaggcagcatctctggagagaagaagtggatgatgggtcgagacccttcttcagaaggttgaATTGTGTTTAGTTGACAATTGTGTTGGAGAGAGAGTTAACTCCACCCTGATGCCGGTGAGTTGCCCCATTTTCTCCGTAACATACATAGGTTCtcaagggattgggcaggctatccttaagaataaggggtaagccatttagaacggagatgaggaaacactttttctcacagagtgtggcaagtctgtggaattctctgcctcattggcagagagggcagtggaggaaggttctctggatgctttcaagagagaggtagatagggctcttaaaaatagtagtcaagggatatggggagaatggggtactgattggggatgaccagccatgatcacattgaatggtggtgctggcttgaatggccgactcctgcacctattgtctattgctagaTGTagaaa is a genomic window containing:
- the LOC129715620 gene encoding uncharacterized protein LOC129715620 codes for the protein MRRSIGKVDGLMWLLAGLHTAALCRAGTAATAGSITTIPVGGTVMFPILHHSQERFEVAMGRVHPDLAILAWKSDSPEYPYMVRPSYRNRVRFRRDTFIELRAVRPGDQGTYEVQTNYLGKELRDRDREHFELRVIEPMSTPTVEVSHNSSHLTLNCSTTSGCPVTYRWERRSQDPGVGNATFPGAVLYLPHPGQHTCAYSCVAEDCCSSRAVPATLHCHAQPRGSRSRWVIVLSVSLLAVILLTVAVLGVWASNLRRNRAEQGAGCGTGKVAECGPVYVGVTVHPVAG